One genomic region from Tigriopus californicus strain San Diego chromosome 4, Tcal_SD_v2.1, whole genome shotgun sequence encodes:
- the LOC131879542 gene encoding zinc finger protein ZIC 1-like produces the protein MCGMLGPYVQSGPMTSSAIKLSPNHTPSTMLTDHNVNMGSVSSQGPTVPSYSQNSYLAAGQNPYARDFLFRGREYDPTHHSHSMFSPSLHSSDPFGSLHDPMQGMTGARLAGMAADWTTGHQMPPANQMYSSAYMNGMGMHHASGAFFRYMRHPIKQEMTCMWIDPDQLSPKKPCGKIFGTLHEIVTHLTVEHVGGPEITNHACFWENCPREGRPFKAKYKLVNHIRVHTGEKPFPCPFPGCGKVFARSENLKIHKRIHTGEKPFKCDFEGCDRRFANSSDRKKHSHVHTSDKPYNCKVRGCDKSYTHPSSLRKHMKVHGKDAIMSGYDSDEESIGTNSTQPQNASTPVAANNNNNNNNNNNNNNNISEPSHPTSTTPIHSSGLMSPINHLSSTALGHTSLMGGVNGSNGHFVGHAPSANSMHTSLDFKPHNLADWYSPMMGNMHRYDTQMMHHTHQKHHLNGHSQHVSAALPTPPSTGHSPIQSLSHHLPLLPSSSSVIY, from the exons CCATGCTCACCGACCACAACGTCAACATGGGATCCGTCTCTTCCCAAGGGCCCACGGTCCCTTCTTATTCGCAAAACAGTTATCTCGCCGCTGGTCAGAACCCCTATGCCCGTGACTTTCTATTTCGAGGCCGTGAATACGACCCCACTCACCATAGTCACAGTATGTTCTCCCCCAGCCTCCATTCCTCGGATCCATTTGGAAGCCTTCACGATCCCATGCAAGGCATGACCGGGGCTCGTCTAGCCGGCATGGCTGCCGATTGGACCACGGGTCATCAGATGCCGCCAGCCAACCAAATGTATTCATCCGCCTATATGAATGGCATGGGCATGCATCATGCCTCCGGGGCGTTTTTCCGATACATGAGACATCCGATTAAACAGGAGATGACTTGTATGTGGATCGACCCCGATCAGCTCTCACCAAAGAAACCTTGTGGGAAGATATTTGGCACGCTTCACGAGATCGTCACTCACTTGACTGTGGAGCATGTGGGCGGTCCCGAGATTACGAATCACGCCTGCTTCTGGGAAAACTGCCCTAGAGAAGGACGGCCTTTTAAGGCCAAGTACAAACTGGTGAACCACATCCGAGTCCATACTGGAGAAAAACCCTTTCCTTGTCCATTTCCCGGTTGCGGCAAGGTATTTGCCCGATCGGAGAATCTCAAGATCCATAAAAGGATTCACACAG GTGAGAAGCCGTTCAAATGTGACTTCGAAGGATGCGATCGGAGGTTCGCCAATTCTAGTGATCGAAAAAAGCATAGTCATGTCCATACATCCGACAAGCCTTACAACTGCAAAGTGCGAGGGTGTGACAAGTCCTACACACACCCATCCAGTCTCCGAAAACACATGAAG GTTCATGGGAAGGATGCCATCATGTCTGGTTATGACAGTGACGAGGAGTCCATTGGAACCAACTCAACCCAGCCTCAAAACGCCTCCACTCCAGTGGCCgctaacaataacaacaataacaataataacaacaacaacaacaacaatatctCTGAGCCCAGTCATCCCACTTCGACCACGCCGATCCATTCCTCCGGATTGATGTCCCCTATCAACCACCTCTCATCAACGGCTCTAGGGCACACCTCGTTAATGGGAGGAGTCAATGGCTCCAATGGTCATTTCGTTGGTCACGCTCCCTCTGCTAATTCCATGCATACCTCGTTGGACTTCAAGCCTCACAATTTGGCGGATTGGTACTCGCCTATGATGGGCAATATGCATCGATACGACACCCAGATGATGCACCACACCCATCAGAAGCATCATCTCAATGGCCACTCCCAACATGTGTCAGCGGCATTGCCCACACCCCCTTCAACTGGTCACTCTCCTATCCAGAGCCTATCTCATCATTTGCCTCTTTTGCCTTCATCGAGTTCGGTCATTTACTAG